The Nitrospira tepida genome includes a window with the following:
- a CDS encoding proline dehydrogenase family protein, producing the protein MPIDPLSLEPLIHQIGTAMTQESAGAAPALFDRQRWSHRLLDWAMSDPEFKVQLFRFVDVLPVLRHDEQVARLLDEYFSDQERLGRLLQWGMKAMAGSTLGAKLVARSLRKQVEQMAGLFIAGETVAQAASILTRLWNDGRASSVDLLGEATVSEVEADRYRDRCLSALRELAETAAGWPASPLLERDQMGPIPRVQLSIKISALYSQLDAIDPEGSYRAVADRLRPLLDLAQSIPAGIIFDMEQAELKDLTLSIFTRLLSEPAYRTFPHAGLAIQAYHRETARDVERLIGWTQQRGAPITIRLVKGAYWDSDSIRYRQRGWPVPLFVHKAETDVAYESLSRVLLDHHQVIRPAFGTHNLRTLAHAEACASRLNLPAHAWEYQMIYGMAEPLQAAVVQRGRRLRLYAPVGELLPGMAYLVRRLLENTSNESFLRKEYVESQPLDQLLAKPEPSGSLASEQPETQAEPADFRNEPHSDFSLASVRASMAEAIQSVRGRLGQSVSVPFAANRPPSGLPLVVRNPSRPDEILGTVSTVLPADLPAVMEGAKQRIGPWKDRPAAERVEIMRRAAALMKQRRYELAAWEVLEEGKPWREADADVAEAIDFLLFYARRMEQLGAPRRLGGEPGEANHLSYTARGIAAVIAPWNFPLAIPTGMVSAALVTGNVVLFKPSERAPIVGCLLGQILAEAGLPAGVLQVLPGGPDLGRALVQHPDSGIIAFTGSKNAGLWILGQAAQVGKGQRHVKRVIAEMGGKNAIIVDETADLDEAVSGVVASFTGYQGQKCSACSRVIVHEAVHDLFVQRLTDAVQAVTIGPPEDPGSRMGPMIDERALKTVREYVEIGRREGRVIVDRIMSGPGYFQGPVIVAEIRPGHRLAQEEIFGPVLAVMRASDFVQALDLANETDYALTGGVYSRSPKNLQLARERFDVGNLYINRPITGALVGRQPFGGHRLSGVGAKAGGDDYLLQFMTARVVSENTLRRGFAPLE; encoded by the coding sequence ATGCCGATCGATCCCCTCTCGCTCGAACCGCTGATTCATCAAATCGGAACCGCTATGACGCAGGAGTCGGCCGGCGCGGCGCCGGCGCTCTTCGACCGCCAGCGCTGGTCGCACCGGCTGCTGGATTGGGCGATGAGCGACCCCGAGTTTAAGGTCCAACTGTTCCGGTTCGTGGATGTGTTGCCGGTGTTGCGCCATGACGAGCAGGTTGCCCGTTTACTGGATGAATATTTCAGCGATCAGGAACGGCTGGGCCGCCTGCTCCAATGGGGCATGAAAGCCATGGCCGGCTCGACCTTGGGGGCCAAGCTCGTCGCGCGGTCGCTTCGCAAGCAGGTGGAACAGATGGCCGGGCTGTTCATTGCCGGGGAGACCGTCGCGCAGGCCGCTTCGATCCTGACGCGACTCTGGAACGACGGCCGCGCCTCTTCAGTCGATCTGCTCGGAGAAGCGACTGTCTCGGAAGTGGAAGCCGACCGGTATCGGGACCGGTGTCTCTCCGCCTTGCGCGAGCTGGCGGAGACCGCCGCCGGTTGGCCCGCCTCTCCCTTGCTGGAGCGGGACCAGATGGGACCCATTCCCCGCGTTCAACTCTCCATCAAGATTTCCGCGCTCTATTCGCAACTCGACGCCATTGATCCCGAGGGCAGCTATCGGGCGGTCGCTGATCGATTGCGGCCCTTGCTGGACCTGGCCCAATCCATTCCGGCCGGCATCATCTTCGATATGGAACAGGCTGAGCTCAAGGACCTCACCCTGTCCATCTTCACGCGACTCCTGTCGGAGCCGGCCTATCGTACGTTTCCCCATGCCGGCCTTGCGATCCAGGCCTACCACCGGGAAACGGCCCGGGATGTGGAGAGGCTGATCGGTTGGACTCAACAGCGAGGAGCGCCGATCACGATCCGGCTCGTCAAGGGCGCCTATTGGGATTCCGATTCGATCCGCTACCGCCAGCGGGGATGGCCGGTCCCCCTGTTCGTTCACAAGGCCGAAACCGATGTCGCCTACGAATCCTTGAGCAGGGTGCTGCTGGACCATCACCAGGTGATTCGACCGGCCTTCGGCACGCACAACCTGCGCACACTGGCCCATGCTGAAGCCTGCGCAAGCCGGCTGAATCTGCCGGCCCATGCATGGGAATACCAAATGATCTACGGCATGGCCGAGCCCCTTCAAGCGGCCGTCGTTCAGCGGGGGCGGCGGCTCAGACTCTATGCGCCCGTGGGCGAATTGCTGCCGGGCATGGCCTATCTGGTCCGGCGGCTGCTCGAAAATACCTCGAACGAATCTTTCTTACGGAAGGAATATGTCGAATCCCAGCCGCTCGACCAGCTCTTGGCCAAGCCGGAGCCGTCTGGCTCTCTTGCGTCGGAACAACCGGAGACACAGGCTGAGCCGGCCGATTTTCGGAACGAACCCCATTCCGATTTCTCGCTGGCGTCGGTCCGTGCCTCGATGGCGGAGGCGATTCAGTCGGTCCGCGGCAGGCTCGGACAATCAGTTTCCGTTCCATTCGCTGCCAATAGGCCGCCCTCCGGTCTGCCCCTGGTCGTAAGAAATCCCAGCCGGCCCGATGAAATTCTGGGAACCGTGTCGACGGTGTTGCCGGCCGACCTTCCTGCGGTGATGGAAGGCGCGAAGCAGCGCATCGGACCATGGAAAGACAGGCCAGCTGCCGAGCGGGTCGAGATTATGAGACGGGCGGCGGCCCTGATGAAGCAGCGGCGGTACGAGCTGGCAGCCTGGGAAGTGTTGGAGGAAGGAAAGCCCTGGCGAGAGGCGGATGCGGACGTGGCGGAGGCCATCGACTTCTTGCTGTTTTATGCGCGCCGGATGGAACAGTTGGGAGCGCCTCGCCGGCTAGGCGGTGAACCGGGAGAGGCCAATCATCTCAGTTATACGGCCCGAGGGATCGCGGCAGTGATCGCGCCCTGGAATTTTCCGTTGGCGATTCCGACCGGGATGGTCTCCGCGGCGTTGGTCACCGGCAATGTGGTCCTGTTCAAACCCTCCGAACGGGCGCCGATCGTCGGCTGTCTCCTGGGACAGATCCTTGCGGAGGCCGGCTTGCCGGCGGGGGTCTTACAGGTGTTGCCGGGCGGTCCGGATCTCGGCCGGGCCCTGGTGCAACATCCGGACAGTGGGATCATTGCCTTCACCGGCTCGAAGAATGCGGGATTGTGGATTCTCGGGCAAGCGGCGCAAGTGGGAAAGGGACAGCGGCATGTCAAGCGCGTGATCGCCGAAATGGGCGGGAAGAACGCGATCATCGTCGATGAGACGGCGGACCTCGACGAAGCGGTCTCGGGCGTCGTGGCCTCGTTCACCGGCTATCAAGGGCAAAAGTGCTCGGCCTGTTCGCGCGTAATCGTGCATGAGGCCGTGCACGATCTGTTTGTGCAGCGATTGACCGACGCCGTCCAGGCCGTCACGATCGGTCCCCCCGAAGATCCCGGCTCGCGGATGGGGCCGATGATCGACGAGCGGGCGCTGAAGACCGTCCGCGAGTATGTGGAGATCGGCCGGCGCGAAGGCCGCGTGATCGTCGACCGGATCATGTCCGGCCCCGGTTATTTCCAAGGACCGGTGATCGTGGCCGAGATCCGCCCCGGGCATCGGCTCGCGCAGGAAGAGATCTTCGGTCCTGTCCTGGCCGTGATGCGGGCGTCGGATTTTGTGCAGGCGTTGGATCTGGCCAACGAGACGGACTATGCGCTCACCGGCGGGGTCTATTCGCGAAGTCCCAAGAATCTCCAGCTTGCGAGGGAGCGGTTCGACGTGGGGAATCTTTACATCAACCGTCCGATCACCGGGGCGCTGGTCGGCCGGCAACCATTCGGAGGACACAGACTGTCCGGCGTCGGCGCCAAGGCGGGCGGCGACGACTACCTACTCCAGTTCATGACGGCGCGCGTCGTGAGCGAGAACACCCTTCGGCGGGGATTCGCGCCGCTCGAATGA
- a CDS encoding Mrp/NBP35 family ATP-binding protein: MAQEHTEQPGAGDGPARSSLIPGVKYALAVSSGKGGVGKSTVAVNLAVALRQSGAAVGLLDADIYGPNIPMMMGVTKPPEQRDGKIIPAENHGVKLISMGFFVPEETAVVWRGPMVHTAIQQFFRDVLWGDLDYLLIDLPPGTGDAQLTLTQLVPLRGAITVTTPQNVALYDVRKGIMMFQKVNVPLLGLIENMSHFVCGHCGEKTEIFSYGGGERAAQAMGIPFLGRIPIDPAIRTGGDSGLPIVVGHPDSPQSQAFLDIARKIREEVEEAKPTTAPPLESLLKKIKAPFGKG; encoded by the coding sequence ATGGCACAAGAACACACAGAACAGCCCGGAGCGGGCGACGGGCCGGCCCGATCCAGCCTGATCCCCGGCGTGAAGTATGCCCTGGCCGTCAGCAGCGGGAAGGGCGGGGTCGGCAAGTCCACGGTGGCCGTCAACCTGGCGGTTGCGCTCCGGCAGTCCGGCGCGGCGGTGGGGCTGCTGGATGCCGACATCTATGGGCCCAACATCCCGATGATGATGGGCGTGACCAAGCCGCCGGAGCAGCGGGACGGGAAAATCATCCCGGCCGAAAACCACGGTGTGAAACTGATCTCGATGGGGTTCTTTGTGCCGGAGGAAACGGCGGTCGTGTGGCGGGGTCCGATGGTGCATACGGCCATTCAACAGTTTTTCCGCGACGTGCTGTGGGGAGACCTGGATTACCTGCTCATCGACCTGCCGCCCGGCACCGGAGACGCGCAATTGACCCTGACCCAACTGGTTCCGCTCCGGGGCGCCATCACGGTGACCACGCCGCAGAACGTCGCCCTTTATGACGTCCGGAAAGGCATCATGATGTTCCAGAAAGTGAATGTGCCACTGCTCGGGCTGATCGAGAACATGAGCCACTTCGTCTGCGGCCATTGCGGCGAGAAGACGGAAATCTTTTCCTATGGAGGAGGAGAGCGCGCCGCCCAGGCCATGGGCATCCCGTTTCTCGGCCGCATCCCGATCGATCCCGCGATCCGCACCGGAGGCGACAGCGGGCTGCCGATCGTCGTCGGACACCCGGACTCTCCCCAATCGCAGGCATTTCTGGACATCGCCAGGAAGATCCGGGAGGAAGTCGAGGAGGCGAAACCAACGACGGCCCCGCCGCTCGAAAGCCTGTTGAAAAAGATCAAGGCGCCGTTCGGCAAGGGGTAG
- a CDS encoding Rieske (2Fe-2S) protein yields the protein MAEFVRVASTDDVKPGTGIVAETNGKALALFNLDGTIYAIDNTCVHRGGPLGEGDLEGEVVTCPWHGWQFNVKTGGCVNNPAAKIDTYQVKVEGTDIKVLL from the coding sequence ATGGCGGAGTTCGTGAGAGTCGCGAGTACTGATGATGTCAAACCGGGCACTGGCATCGTCGCGGAAACGAACGGCAAGGCCCTGGCCCTGTTCAATCTCGACGGCACCATCTATGCCATCGACAACACCTGCGTGCATCGGGGCGGCCCGCTGGGGGAGGGCGACTTGGAAGGCGAGGTCGTGACCTGCCCCTGGCATGGATGGCAGTTCAACGTGAAGACCGGAGGGTGCGTGAACAATCCCGCGGCCAAGATCGACACCTATCAGGTGAAGGTGGAAGGAACGGACATCAAAGTCCTGCTGTAG
- the lipA gene encoding lipoyl synthase has protein sequence MRLIPATELTKSSRRLPDWFKVRLTTGAEYQEVRRIVDRLGLHTICEEARCPNRWECWNHRTATFLILGDICTRRCHYCSVSTGRPLPIDRDEPRRVAQAVQAMGLRHAVITSVNRDELPDGGASIFAETIRLIRQLTPSCAVEVLIPDFEGSEAALETVLDERPDILNHNIETVRRLFPSIRPQGKYDRSIQLLDRAKRLGARTKSGVIAGMGETADEIREVMRDLRAVGCEILTIGQYLQPSAQHLPVAHFYHPDDFATFRADGYAMGFAHVESGPLVRSSYHAAEQVEGFASDAGETA, from the coding sequence ATGAGGCTGATTCCCGCCACAGAGTTGACGAAATCCAGCCGGCGCCTCCCGGACTGGTTCAAAGTGCGCTTGACGACCGGGGCCGAGTATCAGGAGGTCCGGCGGATCGTGGACCGGCTGGGGCTGCACACGATCTGTGAAGAAGCCCGCTGCCCGAACCGTTGGGAATGTTGGAACCACCGCACCGCCACCTTCCTTATTCTGGGCGACATCTGCACGAGGCGCTGCCACTACTGTTCCGTCAGCACCGGCAGGCCCCTCCCGATCGATCGAGACGAGCCGCGCCGCGTGGCGCAGGCGGTGCAGGCGATGGGGCTCCGGCATGCGGTGATTACCTCGGTAAACCGGGATGAGCTTCCGGACGGAGGCGCCTCGATCTTCGCCGAGACGATCCGGTTGATTCGACAACTCACGCCCTCCTGCGCGGTCGAAGTGCTGATTCCGGACTTCGAAGGCAGCGAGGCGGCGCTCGAGACCGTGCTCGACGAGCGCCCGGACATCCTCAACCACAATATCGAAACGGTCCGGCGTCTGTTTCCCTCCATCAGGCCGCAGGGCAAATACGACCGGTCCATCCAACTGCTCGACCGCGCCAAGCGGCTGGGCGCCAGGACCAAGTCCGGCGTGATTGCGGGGATGGGCGAGACTGCCGATGAAATCCGCGAGGTCATGCGCGATCTCCGGGCAGTCGGTTGCGAGATCCTCACGATCGGGCAATACCTCCAGCCGAGCGCGCAGCACCTGCCGGTCGCCCATTTCTACCATCCGGACGACTTTGCCACGTTCCGAGCCGACGGCTATGCCATGGGCTTCGCGCATGTGGAATCGGGGCCGCTGGTGCGCAGCTCCTACCATGCCGCTGAGCAGGTCGAGGGCTTCGCATCCGATGCCGGCGAGACCGCCTGA
- a CDS encoding glutamate mutase L, whose protein sequence is MTEQPSTHLAADQPLSVIIATDCGSTTTKAILIEKIGGEYRQTFRGEAPTTVEAPFEDVTRGVLNSFAEIEELSGRKILDGDRLIIPSRFEPDGRPAGVDIYVSTSSAGGGLQMVVTGVVRNMTGESAQRCALGAGAIVIDVLASNDGRLPHEKIERIRSLRPDMILMAGGTDGGTVKHVVAMAQYVSAAEPRPRFGSGFTLPVVYAGNQDVRPQVQELLGDKTALVLAPNIRPRLEEEHLAPARDKIHELFLDHVMKEAPGYRKLIDMAGAPIMPTPAAVGLIMEKIAKRQQINLLGVDIGGATTDVFSVFDGVFNRTVSANLGMSYSVSNVLVESGIPNIMRWVPFTIDEQTLRNRIKNKMIRPTTIPQTLDELMIEHAIAREALRLALAHHKSLATGLKGIRQQRTISDIFEQRQTGRSLIDMLRLDLIVGSGGILSHAPRRVQSMLMMVDAYEPLGFTLLSVDSIFMMPHLGVLSTVNEQAATDVFLRDCLIYLGTCVAPIGQGKPGEPCAEYHITFSDGRPPETGRLAFGDLTLIPLEHEQPAAISLTPAPSVDVGAGKGEPVTREVRGGVVGLLLDGRGRPLQLPLDPSIRQTQLERWYQTLDLYPAASWHMLTHQA, encoded by the coding sequence ATGACGGAGCAGCCGTCCACTCACCTCGCCGCGGACCAGCCGCTGTCCGTCATCATCGCCACCGATTGCGGCAGCACGACCACCAAAGCCATCCTCATCGAAAAAATCGGCGGGGAGTATCGACAGACGTTCCGGGGCGAGGCTCCGACCACCGTCGAGGCTCCGTTCGAGGACGTCACCAGGGGAGTCCTCAATTCGTTCGCCGAGATCGAAGAACTCTCCGGCCGAAAGATTCTGGACGGCGACCGTCTCATCATCCCGAGCCGGTTCGAACCGGACGGACGGCCGGCCGGCGTGGACATCTATGTCTCGACCAGCAGCGCGGGAGGCGGCTTGCAGATGGTCGTGACCGGCGTCGTCCGCAACATGACCGGGGAAAGCGCGCAACGTTGCGCGCTCGGGGCCGGCGCGATCGTGATCGACGTCCTGGCCTCGAACGACGGGCGATTGCCCCACGAAAAGATCGAGCGCATCCGCTCGCTGCGGCCCGACATGATCCTGATGGCAGGCGGCACCGACGGCGGCACGGTCAAGCACGTCGTCGCGATGGCCCAATACGTCTCCGCCGCCGAGCCGCGCCCCCGGTTCGGCAGCGGCTTTACGCTCCCGGTCGTCTATGCGGGCAATCAGGACGTCCGTCCGCAGGTGCAGGAACTGCTCGGCGACAAGACCGCCCTCGTGCTCGCGCCGAACATCAGGCCGAGGCTTGAAGAAGAGCACCTCGCGCCGGCTCGGGACAAGATCCACGAGCTGTTCCTCGACCACGTCATGAAGGAGGCGCCGGGCTACCGCAAGTTGATCGACATGGCTGGGGCGCCCATCATGCCGACGCCGGCCGCCGTCGGCCTCATCATGGAAAAGATCGCCAAGCGCCAACAGATCAATCTGCTGGGCGTCGATATCGGCGGCGCCACCACGGACGTGTTTTCCGTCTTCGACGGCGTCTTCAACCGCACGGTGAGCGCCAACCTGGGCATGTCCTACAGCGTGTCGAATGTGCTGGTCGAATCCGGCATCCCGAACATCATGCGCTGGGTGCCCTTCACGATCGACGAGCAGACCCTCCGGAACCGGATCAAGAACAAAATGATCCGTCCGACCACGATCCCACAGACGCTCGATGAACTGATGATCGAGCATGCGATCGCGCGGGAGGCGCTGCGCCTGGCCCTGGCCCATCACAAGTCCCTGGCGACCGGCCTCAAGGGCATTCGCCAGCAACGCACGATTTCGGATATCTTCGAACAGCGGCAGACCGGCAGGTCGCTGATCGATATGCTGCGGCTCGACCTGATCGTCGGCAGCGGCGGCATCCTGTCCCACGCCCCGCGTCGCGTGCAGTCTATGCTCATGATGGTGGATGCCTACGAACCGCTGGGGTTCACGCTGCTGTCCGTGGACAGCATCTTCATGATGCCGCATTTGGGCGTCCTCTCCACGGTCAACGAGCAGGCCGCGACCGACGTGTTTTTGCGCGACTGCCTGATCTATCTCGGCACTTGCGTGGCTCCCATCGGCCAGGGAAAACCGGGAGAGCCCTGCGCCGAGTATCACATCACGTTTTCCGACGGCCGTCCGCCCGAGACCGGACGTTTGGCCTTCGGCGACCTGACCTTGATTCCCTTGGAGCACGAGCAGCCGGCGGCAATCTCGCTGACGCCCGCTCCCTCGGTCGATGTCGGAGCGGGGAAGGGCGAGCCGGTCACCAGAGAGGTGCGGGGCGGCGTCGTGGGGCTGTTGCTCGACGGGCGGGGGCGGCCGTTACAGTTGCCGTTGGACCCGTCGATCAGACAAACACAGTTGGAACGGTGGTATCAAACCTTGGATCTCTACCCCGCCGCATCATGGCACATGCTTACACACCAGGCCTGA
- a CDS encoding DUF6754 domain-containing protein, whose translation MRFSSGDRLALAILLSTVPFAAANGSAAMEPVLPIPQQLQALDTPSDGGGRITVLWAPSPLDGPDLHYQVLIQEGPPPTDPSHMKVLAEFPSNTHYVKDSKEPWWTRRDGAGSHLYQIRSGRGVEVKNGVSYSITVASAQGGHRVFAPPVQAVASPNWFNWNALNNLVIALSFGLLVLYAIRRAHRGPIFLRYIPGLDAVDEAIGRATELGKPVMYLTGAHDMSDPSTVAAAVILGRVATRTAAYETDLMVPHRNPITMAVCQEITRQAYFEAGKPDLFREDANFFITADQFSYTASVDGIMLRTKPAANFFMGAYFAEALLLTETGASTGAIQIAGTDSDHQLPFFVTTCDYTLIGEELYAASAYLSREPVQVGTLLGQDIGKLTVLSLIALGSIAATLKLGFGIEWAQLLLDTLRDVK comes from the coding sequence ATGAGGTTTTCTTCCGGCGACAGGCTGGCCTTGGCCATACTCCTATCCACGGTCCCGTTTGCGGCGGCAAATGGGTCTGCCGCTATGGAACCGGTTCTGCCGATTCCGCAGCAGCTCCAGGCCTTGGACACGCCCAGCGACGGGGGTGGCCGCATCACGGTGCTCTGGGCTCCCTCCCCATTGGACGGCCCGGACCTCCACTATCAGGTGTTGATCCAGGAGGGGCCGCCACCTACGGACCCGTCGCACATGAAGGTGCTCGCGGAATTTCCCTCGAACACCCATTATGTCAAAGACTCCAAAGAGCCTTGGTGGACCAGGCGCGATGGAGCCGGTTCTCATCTGTATCAGATCCGAAGCGGCAGGGGCGTCGAGGTCAAGAACGGAGTGTCTTATTCGATTACGGTCGCGTCGGCGCAGGGCGGGCACCGGGTGTTTGCGCCGCCCGTCCAGGCCGTCGCGTCGCCCAACTGGTTCAACTGGAATGCGCTGAACAATCTCGTCATCGCGCTCTCGTTCGGCCTCCTCGTGCTCTACGCCATCCGACGAGCCCATCGGGGACCGATCTTTCTTCGTTATATTCCGGGCCTGGACGCGGTCGATGAGGCGATCGGACGGGCCACCGAACTCGGAAAGCCGGTGATGTATCTGACCGGCGCGCATGACATGAGCGATCCCTCCACCGTCGCGGCGGCCGTGATACTCGGACGAGTGGCGACCCGCACCGCGGCCTACGAGACCGACCTCATGGTCCCCCATCGCAACCCGATCACGATGGCGGTCTGCCAGGAGATTACGCGCCAGGCCTATTTCGAAGCGGGCAAGCCGGACCTGTTCCGCGAAGACGCGAATTTCTTCATCACGGCCGACCAGTTCAGCTACACCGCCTCCGTGGACGGCATCATGCTTCGGACCAAGCCGGCCGCCAACTTTTTCATGGGCGCCTACTTTGCCGAGGCCCTGCTGCTGACGGAAACCGGCGCCAGCACCGGCGCAATCCAGATTGCCGGAACCGATTCGGATCACCAGTTGCCGTTCTTCGTGACCACCTGCGACTACACGTTGATCGGCGAGGAACTGTACGCCGCCAGCGCCTACCTGTCCCGGGAACCGGTACAGGTCGGCACCCTGTTGGGACAGGATATCGGGAAGCTCACGGTGCTGAGCTTGATTGCGCTCGGCAGCATCGCCGCCACCCTTAAATTGGGGTTCGGGATTGAATGGGCGCAACTGTTGCTCGACACCCTGCGCGACGTGAAATGA
- the amrB gene encoding AmmeMemoRadiSam system protein B, producing the protein MTSSTESERGQAHPVLRNLQYSPIKEQDEHYIVLWDPSGLSREKLVLPLNYFFVVQHLDGHHSLEQIGALYLNRFGEFLLPDKLERLVADLEAKLFLEGPAVEAAKEARRTAFRQSPVRPAAFAGKSYEAEGFKLRRQIESFYQSKEGPEQKPSPNKGKRIKGLVAPAYEVKQAGPIYAWAYKELNEAESPDLFVLLAPCHAGMDSLFALTDKDFETPLGTVSVNKPILDYLKRQGGEFFADDVAHEQEHALEFQLPFLLDAVGKQKPCTMVPILCGFSAQDLGEQTVRTGIDRLLDLLRQAFAAAGVEPCLIASGDLAHIGMRYGDSAPPTDFSFHRCMQQDLAMLKFVEELKPEEFASFIRKEGDSRRITGFASIYTLLRLITAEAGQVLRYDRGITDQYNSTVTYASMVFF; encoded by the coding sequence ATGACCTCCTCGACAGAATCAGAAAGAGGACAGGCCCATCCGGTTCTCCGGAACCTACAGTACTCTCCGATCAAGGAGCAGGACGAGCACTATATCGTGCTCTGGGATCCGTCCGGGCTCAGCCGAGAAAAGCTCGTGCTCCCGCTGAACTATTTCTTCGTCGTGCAACACCTGGACGGGCACCATTCGCTGGAACAAATCGGGGCCCTGTATCTGAACCGATTTGGCGAGTTCCTGCTTCCGGACAAGCTTGAACGGCTGGTCGCCGACCTCGAGGCTAAACTGTTTCTGGAAGGCCCCGCGGTGGAAGCTGCCAAGGAAGCCCGGCGAACGGCGTTCCGGCAATCCCCGGTCCGTCCCGCCGCGTTCGCGGGCAAGAGCTATGAAGCGGAGGGCTTCAAACTCCGCCGGCAGATCGAAAGCTTCTATCAGTCGAAGGAAGGCCCCGAGCAGAAACCTTCTCCCAACAAAGGGAAGCGCATCAAGGGGCTGGTGGCTCCGGCCTATGAGGTGAAGCAGGCCGGCCCAATCTACGCCTGGGCCTATAAGGAACTCAACGAGGCGGAGAGCCCGGACCTGTTCGTGCTGCTCGCCCCCTGCCACGCCGGCATGGACTCGCTGTTCGCCCTCACCGACAAGGATTTCGAGACCCCGCTCGGAACCGTTTCCGTCAACAAGCCGATTCTCGATTATCTCAAGCGGCAAGGCGGCGAATTCTTTGCCGACGACGTGGCCCATGAACAGGAACATGCGCTGGAGTTCCAGCTTCCGTTCTTGCTGGACGCGGTCGGCAAACAGAAGCCCTGCACGATGGTGCCGATCCTCTGCGGCTTCTCAGCCCAGGATCTGGGAGAGCAGACGGTCAGGACCGGCATCGACCGATTGCTCGACCTGCTCCGGCAAGCCTTCGCCGCAGCCGGGGTCGAGCCCTGCCTGATTGCCAGCGGCGACCTCGCGCACATCGGGATGCGGTATGGCGATTCGGCCCCTCCGACGGACTTTTCGTTTCACCGCTGCATGCAGCAGGATCTGGCCATGCTGAAGTTTGTGGAAGAGCTGAAGCCGGAGGAGTTCGCGTCATTCATTCGGAAGGAAGGTGACAGCCGCCGCATCACGGGGTTTGCCTCTATCTATACCCTGCTGCGGTTGATCACGGCGGAGGCGGGACAGGTCTTGCGGTACGACCGGGGGATCACCGACCAATACAACAGCACGGTGACGTACGCCAGCATGGTCTTCTTTTGA
- a CDS encoding peptidylprolyl isomerase, whose product MATLGFEKKDPRVTITTKFGEIRIRFYPDEAPRHVENFINLAKMGFYNGTTFHRVVPGFIIQGGDPLSKSPDRTKHGMGGPGYFLPPEPNDRPHKRGAVAMAKMPRESNSTRDFNDSGSQFYISVADNSGLDRTYTVFGEVFRGMEIVDKIAALARDQADNPLEPVPMTITVKE is encoded by the coding sequence ATGGCGACGTTAGGATTCGAGAAAAAGGACCCGCGGGTCACGATCACGACCAAGTTCGGCGAGATCAGGATCCGATTCTATCCCGATGAGGCGCCGCGTCACGTCGAAAACTTCATCAATCTGGCGAAGATGGGGTTCTACAACGGCACGACCTTTCATCGCGTGGTGCCGGGATTCATCATCCAAGGCGGCGACCCGCTGAGCAAGAGTCCCGACCGGACGAAGCATGGAATGGGAGGCCCGGGCTATTTTCTGCCCCCTGAGCCGAACGATCGCCCCCATAAGCGAGGCGCCGTCGCCATGGCCAAGATGCCGAGGGAGAGCAACAGCACGCGGGATTTCAACGACAGCGGATCGCAGTTCTACATTTCTGTGGCGGACAACAGCGGGCTGGATCGGACCTACACGGTCTTCGGCGAGGTGTTTCGCGGGATGGAGATCGTGGACAAGATCGCGGCTCTGGCCCGCGATCAGGCCGACAATCCGCTCGAACCGGTTCCGATGACCATCACCGTGAAGGAGTAG